Genomic window (Candidatus Omnitrophota bacterium):
ACACGCCACTACTCCGACCTGATGTATTTGTTCGGGAGCCCTGTTCAGTGGAGATTGGACGGCATTGTGGCGCGCCGGGTGGATCAAGTGATTGCTATTTCCCAAGGTGTGCGTCATGTCATGGTGCAACGCGAACGGGTGCCTGCGCGGCGTATTAGCGTGATTTATAACGGGATCGATCTGGGAAAATGGCAGCCTCTTTCCAAGGAAGAGACTCGGGCTAACCGTTCGGAACTCGGATTGAAGGATGAGATCGTCATCGGAGCTGTAGGGACCTTGCATCCGCGCAAGGGACACCGGCATCTTATTTTGGCAACCGCCCATATTGTCAGAAACCACCCCAATGCCAGATTGCTAATCGTGGGGGAGGGAGTCCTTAGGGAGGAATTGCTTGCCCAGGCCAGGGCCTTGGGCCTGGAAGACAAGCTGATTTTGGCGGGATATCAGACGGATGTGCGGCGCTGGATGGGGATGATGGATATTTTTGTGCAGCCCTCCGTGGAGGAAGGGTTTGGTTTGACGATTCTGGAGGCCATGGCTTTGGGCAAGCCGATTATCGCCACGAATGTCGGAGGGATACCGGAGGTGATTGAAGACGGCGTGACCGGAAAGTTGGTTGGTCCGGCCGATGCCCGCAGTTTGAGCGCTACGATACTGCGTTGTTTGGAGCAGCCGGAATGGGCCAAAAGCCTGTCCGAGGCTGCGACGAAGGTGGTTGCGGAAAGGTTCCGGGTTCAGGATATGGCGTACAGCTATCAATTAATCTACGAGCAGTTGCTTAGCAGGAATGGATCGACCCAAAGGAGCGAAGCCCAAATCTGATGTGTGGTCTGTGCGGCATTGTGAGCTATGGGGTTGGATCTGCGCCGGAAGATCAGGTCCGGCGCATGGCGGATAAACTGGTCCACCGCGGCCCGGATGAGGCAGGCTATCATTCCTCTGCGGCGCTGGGCGGGGATTCCGTCCGCTGCACTCTGGGCCACCGCCGTCTGCAGATTATTGATATTGAAGGCGGGCATCAACCTCTTTCCAATGCGGATGAAAGTACTTGGGTTGTCTTTAACGGAGAAATCTATAATTTCAGAGAACTACGCGCAGAATTGGAGCGAAAGGGACACAAGTTCCGGACATGCAGCGACACCGAGGTCTTGGTCCATGCCTACGACGAGCATGGGGATGAATTTCTCCAATACTTGCGCGGTATGTTTGCATTTTGCCTTTGGGACCGGCGACGGGGGCGCGTGCTCTTGGCGCGGGATCGTCTGGGCCAGAAGCCGATGATCTATTGCTGCCAAAAGGGGCAGCTCTTTTTTGCTTCCGAATTTGCCGCCCTGTTGGAAGGACTCCCCCAAAGGCCTGAACCCAACCTGAGCGCCCTTCAGTATTATTTTTCTTACCTCTATGTGCCTGCTCCCATGAGTGCCTACAAGGGGGTGCAGAAATT
Coding sequences:
- a CDS encoding glycosyltransferase, encoding MKARAKLLHLTTDSRIAGTENLLLDLAKYTDSKCFELEFATLAPRGPLQDQLEAQGFRTHALDARSIKDTPQTLSKLVGLLRSGDYDLLHSHLFHATALGQVACALVKRPITVMTRHYSDLMYLFGSPVQWRLDGIVARRVDQVIAISQGVRHVMVQRERVPARRISVIYNGIDLGKWQPLSKEETRANRSELGLKDEIVIGAVGTLHPRKGHRHLILATAHIVRNHPNARLLIVGEGVLREELLAQARALGLEDKLILAGYQTDVRRWMGMMDIFVQPSVEEGFGLTILEAMALGKPIIATNVGGIPEVIEDGVTGKLVGPADARSLSATILRCLEQPEWAKSLSEAATKVVAERFRVQDMAYSYQLIYEQLLSRNGSTQRSEAQI
- the asnB gene encoding asparagine synthase (glutamine-hydrolyzing) is translated as MCGLCGIVSYGVGSAPEDQVRRMADKLVHRGPDEAGYHSSAALGGDSVRCTLGHRRLQIIDIEGGHQPLSNADESTWVVFNGEIYNFRELRAELERKGHKFRTCSDTEVLVHAYDEHGDEFLQYLRGMFAFCLWDRRRGRVLLARDRLGQKPMIYCCQKGQLFFASEFAALLEGLPQRPEPNLSALQYYFSYLYVPAPMSAYKGVQKLPPAHYLVWEKGQASLHQYWRADFSETSDIGMEEAGERLDELLEEAVRLRMISDVPLGAFLSGGIDSSLVVGLMSRSSERVRTFSIGFEESDFSELPVARAVAQHFGTEHHEEIVRPDALAILPELVAHYGEPYADSSAIPTYYVSKMTRKHVTVALTGDGGD